The Fulvivirga ligni genome window below encodes:
- a CDS encoding GTP-binding protein, whose product MFKTKKLPVTVLSGFLGAGKTSLLNHILNNRKGLRVAVIVNDMSELNIDSQLVQHEVSLSKTDEKLIEMSNGCICCTLREDLIIEVERLAKMRKFDYLLIESTGISEPIPVAQTFSFATGEELYDLSKFSRLDTMVTVVDALNFLKDFGSADTIMSRGMTDDSDDQRSIVNLLTDQVEFANVIVLNKTDLVNDQQLHLLEGIIRKLNPEAHIIKSSFSQIDPKAILNTKLFDYEKAEQSAGWIKELNNEHTPETEEYGISSFVFRDRRPFHPERFLQFVNRYWPANVIRSKGIFWIASRPDQALLWSQAGGSLKAEPYGRWWASISIHERALNPSYMENQDEIMQKWDSEYGDRMNELVIIGKDLNQEEVTRSLNKCLVDDFASHYHDDFQDDWPV is encoded by the coding sequence ATGTTTAAAACTAAAAAACTGCCTGTAACCGTACTAAGTGGCTTTCTCGGGGCAGGCAAAACCTCACTTCTTAACCATATTCTCAATAACAGAAAAGGCCTTAGAGTGGCTGTAATTGTGAATGATATGAGTGAACTAAATATTGATAGTCAACTAGTACAGCATGAAGTATCACTCTCCAAGACTGATGAAAAGCTAATAGAAATGAGTAACGGGTGCATTTGCTGCACGCTACGTGAAGATCTTATTATTGAAGTAGAAAGACTGGCAAAAATGAGAAAGTTCGATTATTTACTCATTGAAAGTACAGGCATTTCAGAACCCATCCCTGTGGCGCAAACTTTCTCATTCGCTACCGGTGAAGAGCTTTATGATCTAAGCAAATTCAGCAGGTTAGACACCATGGTTACTGTGGTAGATGCTTTGAATTTCCTCAAAGACTTTGGTAGTGCGGATACCATTATGAGCCGCGGCATGACTGATGATTCCGATGATCAGCGATCCATTGTAAATCTTCTAACCGACCAGGTCGAGTTCGCCAATGTAATAGTTCTCAATAAAACAGATCTGGTAAATGACCAACAACTCCACCTTCTGGAGGGAATTATCAGAAAGCTAAACCCTGAGGCTCATATAATTAAGAGTTCTTTTAGCCAGATAGACCCGAAAGCGATACTTAACACCAAGTTATTCGATTATGAAAAAGCGGAGCAATCTGCTGGCTGGATCAAGGAACTGAACAATGAGCATACACCTGAAACTGAGGAATATGGCATATCATCGTTTGTTTTCAGAGACAGAAGACCATTTCACCCTGAGCGTTTTCTCCAGTTTGTCAATAGATATTGGCCAGCCAATGTCATTAGAAGCAAAGGCATTTTTTGGATTGCCTCTCGCCCTGACCAGGCCCTACTATGGAGCCAGGCTGGTGGATCATTAAAAGCGGAGCCCTACGGAAGATGGTGGGCATCTATCTCTATTCACGAGCGCGCATTGAACCCATCCTACATGGAAAATCAGGATGAGATTATGCAAAAATGGGACTCTGAATATGGAGACCGAATGAACGAATTAGTGATTATTGGCAAAGACCTAAATCAGGAAGAAGTAACGAGAAGCCTTAATAAATGCCTTGTCGATGATTTTGCATCGCATTATCATGATGACTTTCAGGACGATTGGCCGGTTTGA
- a CDS encoding ArnT family glycosyltransferase — protein sequence MTFFKQNQGIIYLLMFATVILFVNLSAWGVTETSEARYAEIGREMINSGDYVHPKLLGIGHYHKPPVTYWITVLSYDIFGVNVFAARFFLQVAVLIQVLLIYTIGLRLFKNRKTALFAAAIYFSFPAVIIGSRALTTDTYLTTLVLAVIVSWMSYREKYNLMGSLCFLYFIRDWFLG from the coding sequence ATGACATTCTTCAAACAGAATCAGGGTATAATATATTTGCTGATGTTTGCGACAGTAATTTTGTTCGTGAACTTATCAGCTTGGGGTGTAACGGAAACCAGTGAGGCCAGGTATGCTGAAATAGGTCGTGAAATGATAAATTCGGGTGATTATGTTCACCCTAAACTTCTAGGGATAGGGCATTACCATAAGCCCCCTGTAACTTATTGGATTACAGTACTTTCGTATGATATTTTTGGTGTCAATGTTTTTGCTGCCCGCTTCTTTCTTCAAGTGGCTGTACTTATTCAGGTGCTGCTTATTTATACCATTGGTCTTCGGCTTTTTAAAAACAGGAAGACGGCCTTATTTGCCGCAGCTATTTATTTTTCGTTTCCAGCCGTAATTATAGGCTCTCGGGCGCTTACCACTGATACTTATTTAACAACTTTAGTGCTAGCAGTCATAGTCAGTTGGATGTCATACAGAGAGAAATATAATCTGATGGGCTCTCTTTGCTTTTTATATTTTATTAGGGATTGGTTTCTTGGATAA
- a CDS encoding FAD-dependent oxidoreductase has product MKRNRIIIIGGLSAGPSAAAKARRTDENAEIKLFEKTEHISYATCGIPYAMSGKITSRDKLMVVQPDLLRKRFAVDLHLNEPVIDIDPAAHLVYTHRGSYQYDKLIIATGGRAFLPPIAGIELFDNWAFAKTIEDFDKIMGKVGVDHAEHITIVGAGLIGLETAENLIHAGKRVTVVELGDQVLTNWDGKFAHMAASELRRNGVDLKLGVSVKEIDAKNQEIILSNGDRFHTDFMLVSISVKPNTEMLINKGAEHLQNGALIVNERMETSLPDIYAAGDCAAIPNMLTQEAGWFPMGTHSNKAGRVAGANAAGATETFSGGYGTAIMKLFDYTIARTGLGIKELNRKNIPFKSSMFIGGTTPGFYPDSKDIFLEIYYDQTSGQLLGAEMIGERGVDKRVDVLSTAIYAKLTIHDLPRLDLAYAPPFSPAKDPVVVIGYVAENSLKGNFAEVNVTEAEELIDKARSLTILDVRGSGEICDNGAIEGAVNIPLDELRDRFEELDKNNSQLVYCAKGLRGYIASLILYHSGFNDVYNLAGGFTAWKNMHNEETYQAKV; this is encoded by the coding sequence ATGAAACGAAATAGAATTATTATAATCGGCGGACTGTCTGCAGGGCCTTCTGCAGCAGCTAAAGCCAGAAGAACAGACGAAAATGCTGAGATCAAGCTTTTCGAGAAGACGGAGCATATTAGTTATGCTACCTGCGGCATTCCATATGCTATGTCTGGAAAGATTACCTCCAGAGACAAACTTATGGTAGTGCAGCCTGATTTATTAAGAAAAAGGTTTGCGGTGGATTTACATTTAAATGAACCAGTTATTGATATCGATCCCGCAGCTCACCTTGTTTATACGCACAGAGGATCCTATCAATATGATAAGCTGATTATTGCCACCGGGGGACGTGCATTTCTGCCTCCAATAGCAGGAATTGAGTTATTTGATAATTGGGCTTTCGCTAAGACTATTGAAGACTTTGATAAAATTATGGGCAAAGTGGGGGTGGATCATGCTGAACATATTACCATTGTGGGTGCCGGTCTGATAGGTTTGGAGACAGCAGAGAATCTGATTCATGCTGGAAAGAGGGTTACGGTGGTGGAGCTTGGTGATCAGGTGCTGACAAACTGGGATGGAAAGTTTGCTCACATGGCTGCTAGTGAGTTGAGAAGAAATGGCGTTGACCTAAAGCTTGGTGTTTCTGTGAAGGAGATTGATGCTAAAAATCAGGAGATTATTCTAAGCAACGGAGATCGATTTCATACGGATTTTATGCTTGTGAGTATTAGCGTTAAGCCAAATACGGAGATGTTAATTAACAAGGGAGCCGAACATCTTCAGAATGGTGCTCTCATCGTAAATGAAAGAATGGAAACCTCCCTGCCTGATATCTACGCGGCTGGTGATTGTGCTGCTATTCCAAATATGTTGACTCAAGAAGCTGGGTGGTTTCCTATGGGCACACATTCTAATAAGGCGGGCAGAGTGGCTGGCGCTAATGCAGCTGGGGCTACAGAAACTTTCAGTGGTGGCTATGGTACTGCTATTATGAAATTATTTGACTACACCATTGCACGCACGGGTTTGGGGATTAAAGAATTAAATAGAAAAAATATTCCGTTTAAATCTTCCATGTTTATTGGGGGAACCACACCTGGGTTTTATCCTGATTCTAAAGATATATTTCTTGAAATATATTATGATCAGACAAGTGGCCAACTGCTTGGTGCTGAGATGATTGGCGAAAGAGGAGTAGATAAGCGGGTAGATGTGCTATCGACGGCTATTTATGCCAAACTCACAATTCATGATCTGCCTAGGTTAGATTTAGCCTATGCTCCACCTTTTTCGCCAGCGAAAGATCCTGTAGTTGTAATTGGCTATGTAGCCGAGAATTCGTTAAAGGGCAATTTCGCAGAGGTAAATGTCACTGAAGCGGAAGAGTTAATAGACAAAGCGAGATCGCTTACTATTTTGGATGTACGCGGATCAGGAGAGATATGCGATAATGGAGCAATTGAAGGTGCTGTCAATATTCCTCTAGATGAGTTGAGGGATCGATTTGAAGAGTTGGATAAGAATAATTCACAGCTCGTGTACTGTGCTAAAGGGCTTCGTGGGTACATCGCCTCTTTGATTTTATATCATTCTGGTTTTAATGATGTTTATAATTTGGCTGGCGGTTTTACGGCGTGGAAGAATATGCATAATGAAGAGACGTATCAGGCTAAAGTGTGA
- a CDS encoding RtcB family protein — protein sequence MATTKLTGKELRQLGYPEGRAIGEAIKAMENSYKGKSKKFKLELLTRVVQNPALYLKHENLAPVAKSLIIKTEYNETLELNKKRIPYQTYGAEGIEAGAVNQMEVAMKLPITHSGALMADAHQGYGLPIGGVLATRNAVIPYGVGVDIGCRMCMTLYDLPAVFEYKNLDNYKKMLNDNSRFGNAIFKRPKGHDVIDRSEFSEINILKSLKDRAYSQLGSSGGGNHFVEFGVTEIVDVENEYNLPKGKYLAVLSHSGSRGLGANIARHYTKLAMDKCKLPAEAKHLAWLDLDTEDGQEYWLAMNLAGDYASACHHQVHERMATSLGEQPLAMIENHHNFAWKEKDAEGNEIIVHRKGATPAGKGVMGIIPGSMTSPGFIVRGRGEHASINSASHGAGRVMSRTKAKAMLTRDEVRSYLKHAGVHVIGSGLDEAPMAYKDIHQVMAAQVDLVDVVGTFQPKVVRMCGDDRFAEVD from the coding sequence ATGGCAACAACAAAGTTGACAGGTAAAGAGCTGAGACAGCTCGGATATCCTGAAGGTAGAGCCATTGGAGAAGCTATAAAGGCTATGGAGAATTCCTACAAAGGGAAAAGCAAAAAGTTTAAGCTTGAGCTTTTAACCAGAGTAGTGCAGAATCCGGCGCTTTACCTAAAACATGAAAACTTGGCCCCAGTGGCTAAGAGCTTGATTATCAAGACAGAGTATAATGAAACGCTGGAGCTAAACAAGAAAAGAATTCCTTACCAAACTTATGGTGCTGAAGGCATTGAGGCTGGTGCTGTAAATCAGATGGAAGTAGCCATGAAGTTACCGATCACGCATTCAGGGGCGCTTATGGCTGATGCGCATCAGGGTTATGGATTACCCATCGGTGGTGTGCTGGCCACCAGAAATGCTGTAATTCCATATGGTGTAGGAGTAGATATTGGCTGTAGAATGTGCATGACTCTGTATGATTTACCAGCAGTATTTGAATATAAAAACCTGGATAACTATAAGAAAATGCTGAATGATAACAGCAGGTTTGGGAATGCTATATTCAAAAGGCCTAAAGGTCATGATGTAATCGATAGAAGTGAGTTTTCAGAAATTAATATCCTGAAGTCGCTAAAAGACAGGGCATATTCACAGTTAGGCTCCAGTGGTGGCGGTAATCACTTTGTGGAGTTTGGTGTCACTGAAATTGTGGATGTGGAAAACGAGTATAATCTGCCAAAGGGTAAATATTTGGCTGTGTTATCTCACTCTGGGTCCAGAGGTCTGGGAGCTAATATTGCCAGGCATTACACCAAGCTGGCCATGGATAAGTGCAAACTTCCGGCGGAAGCTAAGCACCTGGCCTGGCTGGATCTGGATACTGAAGACGGCCAGGAATATTGGTTGGCTATGAATCTGGCAGGTGATTATGCATCGGCATGTCATCACCAGGTTCATGAGAGAATGGCAACCTCCCTTGGCGAGCAGCCATTGGCCATGATTGAAAACCACCACAACTTCGCCTGGAAGGAGAAAGATGCTGAGGGCAATGAGATTATTGTCCATAGAAAAGGTGCTACTCCTGCCGGTAAAGGCGTGATGGGAATTATTCCTGGCTCCATGACGTCGCCTGGTTTTATAGTAAGAGGTAGAGGCGAACATGCTTCTATTAACTCCGCCTCACATGGTGCAGGTAGAGTAATGAGTAGAACTAAAGCCAAAGCCATGCTTACCAGAGATGAAGTGAGAAGCTACTTAAAGCATGCCGGTGTCCATGTTATTGGCTCAGGCCTGGATGAGGCGCCTATGGCATATAAGGATATTCATCAGGTGATGGCGGCTCAAGTGGATTTAGTAGATGTAGTCGGCACATTCCAGCCCAAAGTGGTGAGAATGTGTGGTGATGACAGGTTTGCTGAAGTAGACTAA
- a CDS encoding tetratricopeptide repeat protein, with protein MNIYEQYIEDLIPFAEDAIYEGDYHLAHKLLMSGLTEEPGYPKLHYTMGWMHHYYQTNEALAERHYLLALHFNPNYIEVYEDLVELYWSKRKYQALSDLMVKAEKCDDIDKDYVFGVLGKVAETQGEYRKAIGYYRKALMNSVDNHVTKELKQNIKRTRLKRFKNNWRWQQQS; from the coding sequence ATGAACATATATGAACAATATATTGAAGATTTAATACCATTTGCGGAAGATGCTATCTATGAAGGTGATTATCATTTGGCGCATAAGCTGTTAATGAGCGGACTGACCGAAGAGCCGGGCTATCCTAAATTACACTATACCATGGGCTGGATGCATCACTATTATCAAACCAATGAAGCTCTGGCAGAGAGACATTATTTGCTGGCTCTTCATTTTAACCCAAACTATATTGAGGTTTATGAAGATTTGGTAGAGCTCTACTGGTCTAAGCGTAAATATCAGGCACTGTCTGATCTGATGGTCAAAGCAGAGAAATGCGATGACATCGACAAGGATTATGTGTTTGGTGTTTTGGGTAAAGTAGCTGAAACCCAAGGAGAATACCGTAAAGCGATCGGTTATTATCGCAAGGCTTTAATGAATTCGGTTGATAACCATGTAACCAAGGAGTTGAAGCAAAATATTAAAAGAACAAGATTGAAAAGATTTAAAAATAATTGGAGATGGCAACAACAAAGTTGA
- a CDS encoding slipin family protein, which produces MMRTKINAGKVGLVFRNGDYQRVITEGKYWISPFERVVQYDRSGAFMWPVDLNILLKDSELKGLLEVVEVKDSQIVLKYVNGNFSGVLTPGRYAFWKGVTEWKFVVADLSKVDITENIDLVSVKIKELVPYIRVCKIDSFEKGVLFIDNKVSKILGPGDYYFWKNAQEVSISRVDLRQVQLEITGQEILTSDKAALRINFMVQYRVVDIEKAVIANKDYERQLYTLVQLAIREYVGTFSLDELLEKKDEIGDYVMNALEAKAIALGVKIKDCGVKDVILPGDVKNIMNQVLVAQKQAQANVITRREETASTRSLLNTAKLMEDNDMLYKLKEMEYVEKIADKIGEITVTGNGQVIDQLKSIFAPSK; this is translated from the coding sequence ATGATGAGGACAAAGATCAATGCCGGAAAAGTAGGATTGGTTTTCCGAAATGGTGATTACCAGAGAGTAATTACCGAAGGTAAGTACTGGATCAGTCCATTTGAAAGAGTGGTTCAGTATGATAGAAGTGGGGCCTTTATGTGGCCCGTAGATTTGAATATCCTTTTAAAAGACTCTGAGCTTAAAGGCTTATTAGAGGTGGTTGAAGTAAAGGATAGTCAGATAGTCTTGAAATATGTAAACGGAAACTTTAGCGGAGTGCTTACTCCAGGGAGATACGCTTTCTGGAAGGGAGTAACCGAATGGAAATTTGTGGTAGCTGACTTGAGTAAAGTGGATATCACTGAAAATATCGATTTGGTTTCTGTGAAGATAAAAGAACTTGTACCATATATAAGAGTCTGCAAAATCGACTCATTTGAAAAAGGCGTATTATTCATTGATAATAAGGTGAGTAAAATCCTTGGGCCAGGTGATTATTACTTCTGGAAAAATGCTCAGGAGGTTTCTATTTCAAGGGTAGACTTAAGGCAAGTACAGTTAGAAATTACCGGTCAGGAAATCCTTACCAGTGATAAAGCTGCTTTGAGAATCAATTTTATGGTTCAATACAGAGTGGTGGATATTGAGAAGGCTGTGATTGCTAATAAGGACTACGAGAGACAATTGTACACCTTAGTGCAATTAGCCATCAGGGAGTATGTGGGTACTTTTTCTTTAGATGAATTGCTAGAGAAAAAAGATGAGATTGGAGATTATGTGATGAATGCTCTTGAAGCAAAGGCTATAGCACTTGGTGTTAAAATCAAGGATTGTGGTGTGAAAGATGTGATCTTACCTGGTGATGTGAAAAATATCATGAATCAGGTTTTGGTTGCTCAAAAACAAGCTCAGGCAAATGTTATTACCAGGAGGGAGGAAACTGCTTCCACCAGGAGCTTGCTAAACACTGCAAAGTTGATGGAAGACAACGACATGTTGTATAAGCTAAAAGAAATGGAGTACGTAGAAAAAATCGCTGATAAAATCGGTGAGATCACTGTAACTGGAAACGGCCAGGTGATCGATCAATTGAAAAGCATATTCGCTCCATCTAAATAA